A region from the Onthophagus taurus isolate NC chromosome 8, IU_Otau_3.0, whole genome shotgun sequence genome encodes:
- the LOC139428862 gene encoding uncharacterized protein: MTSHVIVSACNQDSMKKSNKLFASLNRNQSENIDSLKLSILSYIKAVNKKNESMLSSRSRQHKQESDINKTVSTISLEDSVHYIKRKRKSLVCQEKVVDNFTENVDKPSLDFTDDLPQKKQPRISTESEKYVEINNLMTSDDIKAIDDLLESLKTYRNIAELEDVADSAEVTQASLSTLINYSTEMIENVTNGCIEPIVIIPPQQCKAKLITHPNEYQKPISPVVTVLNESKQIIRKVINILTEPFTIQIPPQCNVRITIKHSKNYKDILPVVNVYSESKHIKVVSIPP, translated from the coding sequence ATGACGTCTCATGTCATTGTTAGTGCTTGCAATCAAGATAGtatgaaaaaatcgaataagtTATTTGCGTCTTTAAACAGAAATCAAAGCGAAAATATTGATTCGCTTAAATTGAGCATATTATCTTATATTAAAGctgtaaataaaaagaatgaatCGATGCTAAGTAGCAGATCACGCCAACATAAACAAGaatctgatataaataaaactgtaAGCACAATATCGCTAGAAGATAGTGTTCATTATATTAAACGTAAACGCAAATCTTTAGTATGTCAAGAAAAAGTTGTAGATAATTTTACTGAAAATGTCGACAAACCGAGTTTAGACTTTACTGATGATTTACCGCAAAAGAAACAGCCAAGGATATCTACAGAATCTGAAAAGTATGTAGAAATAAACAATCTAATGACATCTGATGATATCAAAGCTATAGATGACCTTTTGGAGAGTTTAAAAACATATAGAAATATAGCTGAACTTGAAGATGTAGCTGATTCTGCAGAAGTGACACAGGCATCATTGTCGACTTTAATCAATTACTCAAcagaaatgatcgaaaatgttacaaatggGTGTATTGAACCGATCGTGATAATACCTCCACAGCAATGTAAAGCAAAACTTATAACACATCCTAATGAATATCAGAAACCAATTTCACCCGTTGTTACCGTATTAAATGAAAGTAAACAAATTATTcgaaaagttataaatatacTTACAGAGCCGTTCACGATACAAATTCCACCACAATGCAACGTACGGATTACAATAAAACAcagcaaaaattacaaagacaTTTTACCGGTTGTTAACGTATACAGCGAATCTAAGCATATAAAAGTAGTAAGCATACCTCCCTAA